GACCAGCACGAACTCGGGCGCGGCCTGCAGCAGGCTGTCGGGGAAAGGCCAATCGGACAGGGTCCCCGCCAGCCAGGGGAGCTCGGGCCGCGCCTGGCGGGCTCGCGGGCCGATGCGCCCGCCGGCGTGGCCGCGGGACACCAGCGTCTGGGCCATGAGGTCGAGGGTCGTGGTCCTCCCAGTCGCCGGCCCCCCGGAAACGAGCAGGATGCCGGCGCGACGATCCAGGCTATCGAGGAGAAGCTCGAGGACCGCCGGCGAGAACCCGATGTCGGCGAGCGTGGCGGGAGACGCCGATTCGACGACGCCCGTCACCCGCACGCGGTACTCCTGCGGTCGCGGAGCCGGTCGCACGCTGAGGAGCACCCGCCGGGCCCGCCCTCCGGCGGTCTTCACGACGCCTCGCGGCACCTGCTGGAAGACCGCCGCCAGGAAACCGAGGGCATCCTTGGGGGCGACCGGAAGGGGCTGCTCCTCGCCCGAGGAGGTGAGGAGGGTCGCGCGCAGCCCGTCGCGCCCCGGCTGCAGGCTGAGCTCGACGTGCTCGCCCCCCATGAGCCGGGACAGCGCCGGCGCCAGGGCGTCCGGCCGCGTCACCACCCGCGGCCAGGTCCCGGCCTCGGAGGCGGGGAGGACTTCCGTTCCGCGCACCTCCTCGTCGCTCACCGGGATCGCCACGACCCCGACCTGCATGCCCCAGTAGCGCCGGGGTACACGCAGGCTCTCGATGCCGCGGGGCGTCGCCACGAAGACGACCTCCTGGCGATCGGCGAGCAGGACGGGCAGGGCGAGTGGCGCCTTACCGCGACCGGTGTCCGGTGCGTCGTCCGCCTTCACCATCCGTCTCCCTGGCCGCAGACTCGCCGGCCTCCGGTTCGAGTGTCACGATCTTCGCGAGCAGCGTCCGCTCCAGGTAGCGGAAATCGAGGGGCTTCTGGATGAAATCGTAGGCTCCGAGATCCAGGGCCTGCAGGGCCATGTCGTTGTCGGCGTGGCCGCTGATCATGATGACCGCCGCCTGGGGGATCTCCTGGCGCAGCTTCTTCAGGGTCTCGATCCCGTTCATGCCGGGCATGGCGATGTCGAGGAGGATGATCTGGGGCCTGAGCGTCCGGACCATCATGAGCGCCTCGCGACCGTTCTCGGCGCCGGTCGCCGCATACCCGTGGTCGGAGAGAAACTCGATCAGGACATCGCGGATTGCCGCCTCGTCGTCCACCACCAGGATCTGGTTCATTCGTCGTCCCTCATCCGGACAGACCGCGCCTCGTCCGCCCGGCCCCGTGCGGGCAGGTCGCCGCCCTGGAGGGATTCCAGGACGCAGTCCACCGCGGTTCGGTCCGGGAGAAACTGCAGGCGCCTCACCGGGACTCTGCCCGTGAGGTCGGCCAGGAATTTCACTGCGAACTCGAGACCCTGCTGATCCCACATCGCCGGGAAGGCGCGCACCATCATCTGGGCGACGGCCGTCGAGGGGGTCATCTCCTGGATCCGGTTGCGCGGAGCCTGGTCCAGGATGAACACCGCATCGAGCCTCGCCGAGGACGGGGTCTCCCAACCGTCCTCTCCATGCCAGGGCGTGCCGTAGATGCGATAGCCGTCCCCTTCGGACCGGATGACGATGCGGTCGTCCGAGAGGATGGTCACGCCGCCGCGCTCTTTCCACAGGCGGGCGGTGGTGCTCTTGCCGGCCCCCGAGGTCCCGAGGAACAGCAGACCGCGCCCGCCGATGACCAGACCGCAGGCGTGCACCAGAACGCCGCGCCCGCGCGACAGCCGGGCCAGGAAGACGACCTCGTCGAACGGATAGACGAAAGGGTGGAGCTCGTTCTGGTTGAGGATCGGGCCCCCGACGAGGGTCTCTCCCTCCCCCCGGGTGTATTCACGGTCGAATTCGACCGCCAGATACGGCTCCCGTCCGAAAATGGCCGAACGGAAGGTCAGCAGGCGCTGCTCGCCGACCTCCTCCAGCCGCCAGACCGATCCGGTTTCGAACAGGGTGCGGCCGGGCTGCCGTGCGGCCCTGCCGGAAGCCGGCCCGAGCAGCACCCGGGCGCAGTCCTCCACGGACGCCTCGGCCAGGAACGGCACGTGCGCCGGCTCGGCGACCAGGCGGATCGAAGGATCGGCCGTGCGCACCTCGAGGCCGATGCGGGCCACCTCCAGGACCAGCGGGCGCACGCAGTCAGCTGGCATTGTGCGAGCACAGCGCTGGATTGGCCGAGCACTTGTTGATCGGGCCGCCGGGGCCGGCCGTGACGTTGCTCTTGCAGGACGCGAGGACCGCCTCGTCCGGCACCAGCCGGACGCGGCTCAATCTCGGTGTCTCGTAAGGCCTGCGGGCCGCGTGGCCCCGCCGGGAATCATTGTGGTTCGTCATGCGACCTCCTCAAGAGAGCCGGCTGTTGGTGTCGTGGGACGTTCAATCTGAAGCAGTCGTTTCGCCGTCTTCGTGCCGGTGGCGGCCTTGGTGCATCCGCCCGCGGCGCAGCCCCCTGACGCGCAGCCGCCGGCGGCCGATCCGATCGCCGAGGCACGAGGCAGGATGGCCCCCTCGGGCGTCCAGCCGGAGCGCACCCGGTCGGCGTGCTCGCGGTATCGCGCCGCGGTCTCGGGGCGGCCGATCTCCTCCTCGAGAAGGGCGGCGCGCCGGTGCGTGACCTCGCAGTAGTAGGGGATCCAGCCGTCGGGGCTGCCGGTCTCGAGCGTGGCGGTGGCCGGGCAGCGATCGCACATGGCCCGCAGCTCGCACGAGGCGCAGACGTTGGCCGCTCCCGCGGGGCGGCGGCGGATGTCCCCGACCGGGCCGTACCACCCCTCGCGGAAGCTCCCGTTCCTGAGGTCGTACCCGTTCAGCGGGAGCGCCTCGCACGACAGGAGCGTTCCCTGCGGGGTGACGTGGAAGCTGTTGATCCCCGCCCCGCAGGACATCAGGTAGGCGGACGGCTGCGTCGGCTTCACGAACTTCTCGTAGAAGGCCTTCCAGTCCTTAAGCCGACCCGGGTCGGAGGCGTCGTACCCGACGACCGTCTCGGGCGCCGATCGAACGCTGGTCGGGGCGAGGGACCCGTCCAGGCGCCCGTGCACCATCGCGTCGTACCGGAAGCGCACGCCGAGCGACTCGCTCCAGGCGGCCATCTGCTCGATCTCGCCGGCGAGGGGCTCCATCGCCACCGCCTTCAGGCTCAGCGGGACCCCACGCTCGAGCAGGAGCTCGATGGCCCGGCGCACCCGGGTGAAGCGTCCCGGGAACCCGGTGGTCTTGAGATAGGTCTCGTCCGACATGCCGTACAGGGTGAACTCGATGCCGAACGGCGGGTACTCCGCGAGCAGGTCGGCGACCCGCTCGTCCACGAGCGTGCCGTTGCTGAACACCGTCAGGAGAAACCCGAGCCGCTTGGCGTGCAGGTAGATCTCCGGGAAATCGCTGCGGCACAGGACCTCGCCGCCGGTGAGCAGCATCCACAGGCAGCCCTCGTCCGCCGCCTCGCTCAGGATTCGCTTGATCTCACCGGTGCTCATCTCGTTGCGCCCGGAGTAGTCCGGGATGTAGCAATGGACGCAGCGCAGGTTGCACTTGAAGGTGATCTCCATCGAGCCGGACAGGGGCACGCGCTCCGCCGCCCCGGCCCGCATCAGCCGGGACCCCAGCTCGGCGTAGGACAGCTCGGGAAGCGTCATGGTCCCTCGGTCGCTATGGCGGGGCGCGCCAGGCGCGCCTCGACGAGTCCGCGTAGGAACTCGATCACCTCGTCGTAGGCGCGCTCCTCCTCCACGTCGTACTCCAAGCTGACCAGGCGGGCGATGGTGCGCGCGTCGCGACGCCCGTCGAGAAGGCGGAAGATGTGGCTGCCGATCTCGTTGGCGGTGAAGATGAAATCCATTTCCGCCGCCCCCTTGAACACCGGCACCAGCAGGTACTCGCCTGCCACGCGCCTCGCCACGACGTCGGGGGAGGGCACGAGCGGCAGGGTGACCATCGTATCGAGGTTCATCGCGCCCTCCTTCTCGCGGCGGCCTGGCGGGTCCCGCTCACGGCAAGATCGAAGACCCTGCGCGGCAGCGCCTTGGCGCGTCTCCAGCCGCGCGGTTTCACCTCTCCCGCGGGCCAGAAGGCGTCGACCAGAAAGCGCAGCCGGGTCCCCAGACCGCGCGTCGCGAGCATCATGAGAATCTCGCCTGACCAGGGGAGCGGGCGCAGCGCCATGGCGCGGGCCATCAGGTGGCGCTCGAGGGCTCCATCCGCCTCCGTCGCCGGTCGGTCGATGGCGCGCACGCCGACACCCAGGATGCCCGCGGACTGCAGGGCCCAGCCGAGGAGCTTCGAGGCCCCGCAGGACTCGGAGCGCCGTCCCAGGACGCTCCAGTCGAGCAGGCCGCGTTTGTGGAACACGAAGTGGGACAGGTCGGCGATCCGGACGAGGCGGTCGAAGGAGTGCTTGATCAGGTGGATAGCCAGGAGGAGCAGGCTGTCCTCCGGCTGGAGAAGGAGCGCGGGCGCCCCCGCGACCCGGCCGCGCGAAGCCCGCGCGAAGAGGTCCGGCACCGAGACGGGAAAGGCCGCCCGGCGCGTGGGCCGACGGCGGGCGCCGAGCGGGTCCGTGTGCAGGTCGAGAATCACTCCGCCGCGGCGGAACAGAGTGCGGGACTGCTCCGCGAACCGGAGCCTTTCGAGGGCACGGCGCGCCCCGGGCTCGTCCTCCGGCAGGACCAGCAGATCATGATCCTCGAAAGGTCGGAGCGACGGGTCGCCGTAGACCGTCTCCACCGTCTCGACGCCGCGCATCACCATGACCGGGATGCGGCTGCGATCGAGCTCTTCGAGGACCTCCGCCAGAGCCAGCGCCTGGGAGAGGGTCGCGGCCGTGAACCGCTGTGCGCGCCTCTTGAGCGCCGAGCGCAGCCACGGATCGATGTTCCGCTGCGGCAAGCGGGAAACCGCCCGGTAGGCCAGGCCGTCGATCCGGTGGAAGGCGATTCGATCGAGCAGGGCGGCCAGGGCGGCCGGCTCGAGTGTCCGTAGCGATTCGCCGAGCCGGTCATCCTGGGGGATGGGGGACGCCAGCAGACCGAGCACGCCGATTGCGGGGGAGATCGTCCCTTCCACGACTCGCATGCCTGGTGAGGTCGCCGCGTTATGCACCGGACGCTCCGTTCCCTGCCCGGACGGCCCGCCCGCCGCCTGTCGAACGGGCCTCTTCCCGCCGGGCGGAGCGAATATAGGTTCCCGGCGCATCACCGCAAGTTCGCGGTCTACCTGTATTTGCGGGTTACGAAAGTGCAATGCTCTCGGCCGCATCACGCGGCCGGCGGGTGAGGATCCTGCTAGAATGGCCGCCCGTTTCAGGAACGCGAGGAGGACTTCGGACCATGCACGGGGAGTACCGCGGGCAATTCGACGCCATCGAGCGCAAATGGCAGGACCACTGGCGCCGGGCGGACGCCTTCGGGGCCGGTCCCAGGCCCCGGGGAATGAAGTTCTACTGCCTGGAGATGCTCCCGTACCCGTCCGGGCGGCTGCACATGGGTCACGTGCGGAACTACTCCATTGGCGACGCCGTCGCCCGCTTCCAGAGGATGCGCGGACGGGATGTTCTTCATCCCATGGGATGGGACTCCTTCGGCCTGCCGGCCGAGAACGCCGCCATCAAGCACGGCATCCACCCGGCCCGCTGGACCAACGAAAACATCGACCACATGGGGCAGCAGCTCCGGCGTCTCGGACTGGCGTACGACTGGCGCCGCGAGATCGCCGCACACCGGCCGGACTACTACCGCTGGAACCAGTGGTTCTTCCTGAAGATGCTGGAGCGCGGCCTGGCCTACAAGAGCCGGCGCTGGGTGAACTGGTGCGGCTCCTGCCGGACCGTCCTGGCGAACGAGCAGGTGGAGGGGGGACGCTGCTGGCGCTGCGAGTCGGTGGTCGGGCGCACCGAGCTCGATCAGTGGTTCCTGAAGACCACCGCCTACGCCGAGGAGCTGGATCGGGAGCTCGACGCCATGGTCGGCTGGCCGGAGCGCGTGCGCACCATGCAGCGCAACTGGATCGGCCGGAGCGAAGGGGCGGTCGTCCGCTTTCCGATCGTCGAGCCCGCCACAGGGCCCGGAGAGGGGATCCTCGAGGTGTTCACCACGCGCCTCGACACGATCTTCGGCGCGACGTTCTGCGTCGTCGCCCCGCGCCATCCGGTCCTCGGGCGCATCCCCGCTTCAAGCCCCGCGCGTCCTAGGCTGGACGACTTCCTGCGCCGGATCGACGCCCGCGACGTGACACGCGCCGGAATGGAGCCGGAAGAGAAGGACGGGATCGACACCGGCCTGCGGGTGCGCAATCCGTACAATGGCGACATCCTGCCGGTCTGGACCGCGAATTTCGTCCTCATGGAGTACGGAACCGGGGCCGTCATGGCGGTGCCGGCGCACGACGAGCGCGACTTCGAGTTCGCGACGAAGTACGGCCTGCCCATGCGGACCGTCGTCGTTCCGGACGGCGGGGGGACGGGCGACGTCAGGCCGCAGGCCGCGATGGTGGCCGACGGGAGGCTGGTCGCCTCGGGGGCGTTCTCCGGCCAGGATTCGGCCACCGCCCGGAGTTCGATGCTCAGGGACGGCGAGGCCGGCGGCTATGCGCGCGGCACGCTGCACTACCGGCTGCTGGACTGGGGGATCTCCCGGCAGCGTTACTGGGGCACGCCGATCCCGATCATCGAGTGCGCGGGATGCGGCACAGTCCCCGTTCCCGAGGCGGACCTCCCGGTCCTGCTGCCCGAGGACGTGCCGCTGACGGGGGAAGGGGGATCGCCCCTCGCCCGCGTCGCGTCGTTCGTGAACGCCCCCTGCCCGCGCTGTGGCGGACCCGGGCGGCGCGAAACCGACACCATGGACACGTTCGTCGATTCGGCCTGGTACTTCTACCGCTATGCCGATCCGCGCAATTCGAAAGCCCCGTTCGACCCCGGGATCATCGAGGCATGGTTCCCGATCGATCTGTACATCGGGGGGATCACCCACGCCACCATGCACCTGATCTACTGCCGCTTTTTCGCGAAGGTGCTGCGTGACCTGGGCCTTACGCGCCTGGACGAGCCGGTCAGGAACCTCCTCTGCCAGGGGATGGTGCTCAAGGGGGGGACGGCGATGTCCAAGTCGAAGGGGAACATCGTCGACCCGGACGAAATGGTTCGCCGCTATGGCGCCGATACGACGCGCCTGTTCACCCTGTTCGCGGCGCCGCCCGAGAAGGACCTGGAGTGGAACGAGAAGGGGGTCGAGGGCTGTTTCCGGTTTCTGGAACGAATCTGGCGGCTGCTGGAGCCGCGCGCCCCCGCGCTCACGAGCGCGTCCCTGCCCGGAGACCAGGACGGTGCGGACGACCCACGCAAGGCCGCGCTGCGCCGCCGGGTCCATCGGACCATCGAGCGGGTCACCATCGACATCGACAGGCGCTTGCACCTCAACACACCCGTGGCCGCGCTGATGGAGCTCCTGAACGATCTTCAGGACTTCTGCCGGGACGCGACGGAGCCGGATCTGCCCTACATCAAAGAGGCCGGTCTCGCGATGGCGCTTCTCCTGCAGCCGTTCGCGCCGCACATCTCGGAGGAGCTGTGGGAAGGGCTCGGCGGCAAGGGGAGCGCCGTCCGCCAGGCGTGGCCGGCCCCCTCGCCTCGCTGGCTGGCCGAAGACGAGGTGGAGATCGTCGTGCAGGTCAACGGCCGGGTGCGCGGCCGCCTCCTGGCCCCCCCCTCCCTGTCCGAGTCCGATGCGGTGGCACAGGCTCGCGCCGATGCCCGCGTCGCCCCCCACCTGGAAGGGCGCGCGATCCGCAAGATCGTCTTCCTGCCCGGCCGGCTGCTGAACCTGGTCGTCGGCTGAACCGCCCCGACCCGGTCTCGCGGCCCAGAATGGCCTTGCATGATCCAGGCCATCGGAGTACGCTTCCGGGCAAGCGCCGCTCTGTGCCCCGCGGTTCGGGATGAGTTGTGTAACATGTCGTCTCTCTTTCAGTTAGGCCGGATTCTGATCCGCGCGCTCGTGCTGTGCGGGCTCACGGTCTTCCCCGTCCAGGCCCAGACGACCGGCTTCCTGCACGGGCTCGTCAGCAGCGACAAGGGGGACCCTCTTCCGGGGGTCGTCATCCTGGTCACGAGCGGCGGCGAGGGAGTCGCGGGCCGGGGCGCGGTGACGGACAAGTCGGGCACCTTCCAGATCGCCGGAATGCCGCCGGCCCATGACTACTCGGTGCGTGCCAGCCTGCCTGGATTCGCGACGGTGACCCTGTCCGATGTCGATGTGTCGGCCGGCGAGGTCAGCAGGATCCACATCACCCTGTCCCCCGAGACCGCCCTCAGGGAGCACGTGGAGGTGCGCGCCAAACCGGGGATGATCGACCTCGCCGAGACGACGACGTCGACGCAGATCACCTCGGAGTTCATCGACGCCCTGCCGCTGTTCGGAAGGAACTACCAGGAGGTCCTGACGCTGGCGCCGGGAGTGAGCGACGACGACGGGGACGGCAATCCGAACATCCACGGGGCCCGCGACACCGACATGATCACCTTCGTGGATGGCGTGAGCACGACCGACCCGCTCACCGGAAAAGCCGGCGCGCAGCTGAACCTGGAATCGATCCAGGAGATCGAGATCAAGACCTCGGGAGCCACGGCGGAATTCAGCCGGGCCCAGGGGGGCTTCGCGAACATCATCACCAAGTCGGGAGGCAACGAGTTCGAGGGGGCCTTCAAGATGTTCTGGCGGGGCTCCCTCCTCGACGGCAACGGCGCCGGCATCGACGACGCGCGCCTGCACGCCGGGGTGGGGGAAGTGGAGCTGCGCGATCTGCGGTTCAACGATTACCTTCCGTTCATCTCTCTCGGCGGGCCCCTCGTCAAGGATCGCGCCTGGTTCTTCGTGACCAGCGAGTACATCCAGAAGCAGGACCCGGTCAACGCGTTGAGCTCGTCGTTCGTCCGTGAGCTGCGCGAATACCGCCAGTTCGTGAAGCTGACCTGGCAGGCGACCGCGACCCA
This window of the Candidatus Polarisedimenticolia bacterium genome carries:
- a CDS encoding PqqD family protein, producing MNLDTMVTLPLVPSPDVVARRVAGEYLLVPVFKGAAEMDFIFTANEIGSHIFRLLDGRRDARTIARLVSLEYDVEEERAYDEVIEFLRGLVEARLARPAIATEGP
- a CDS encoding nucleotidyltransferase family protein, translated to MHNAATSPGMRVVEGTISPAIGVLGLLASPIPQDDRLGESLRTLEPAALAALLDRIAFHRIDGLAYRAVSRLPQRNIDPWLRSALKRRAQRFTAATLSQALALAEVLEELDRSRIPVMVMRGVETVETVYGDPSLRPFEDHDLLVLPEDEPGARRALERLRFAEQSRTLFRRGGVILDLHTDPLGARRRPTRRAAFPVSVPDLFARASRGRVAGAPALLLQPEDSLLLLAIHLIKHSFDRLVRIADLSHFVFHKRGLLDWSVLGRRSESCGASKLLGWALQSAGILGVGVRAIDRPATEADGALERHLMARAMALRPLPWSGEILMMLATRGLGTRLRFLVDAFWPAGEVKPRGWRRAKALPRRVFDLAVSGTRQAAARRRAR
- a CDS encoding response regulator produces the protein MNQILVVDDEAAIRDVLIEFLSDHGYAATGAENGREALMMVRTLRPQIILLDIAMPGMNGIETLKKLRQEIPQAAVIMISGHADNDMALQALDLGAYDFIQKPLDFRYLERTLLAKIVTLEPEAGESAARETDGEGGRRTGHRSR
- a CDS encoding radical SAM protein; translation: MTLPELSYAELGSRLMRAGAAERVPLSGSMEITFKCNLRCVHCYIPDYSGRNEMSTGEIKRILSEAADEGCLWMLLTGGEVLCRSDFPEIYLHAKRLGFLLTVFSNGTLVDERVADLLAEYPPFGIEFTLYGMSDETYLKTTGFPGRFTRVRRAIELLLERGVPLSLKAVAMEPLAGEIEQMAAWSESLGVRFRYDAMVHGRLDGSLAPTSVRSAPETVVGYDASDPGRLKDWKAFYEKFVKPTQPSAYLMSCGAGINSFHVTPQGTLLSCEALPLNGYDLRNGSFREGWYGPVGDIRRRPAGAANVCASCELRAMCDRCPATATLETGSPDGWIPYYCEVTHRRAALLEEEIGRPETAARYREHADRVRSGWTPEGAILPRASAIGSAAGGCASGGCAAGGCTKAATGTKTAKRLLQIERPTTPTAGSLEEVA
- the leuS gene encoding leucine--tRNA ligase; this encodes MHGEYRGQFDAIERKWQDHWRRADAFGAGPRPRGMKFYCLEMLPYPSGRLHMGHVRNYSIGDAVARFQRMRGRDVLHPMGWDSFGLPAENAAIKHGIHPARWTNENIDHMGQQLRRLGLAYDWRREIAAHRPDYYRWNQWFFLKMLERGLAYKSRRWVNWCGSCRTVLANEQVEGGRCWRCESVVGRTELDQWFLKTTAYAEELDRELDAMVGWPERVRTMQRNWIGRSEGAVVRFPIVEPATGPGEGILEVFTTRLDTIFGATFCVVAPRHPVLGRIPASSPARPRLDDFLRRIDARDVTRAGMEPEEKDGIDTGLRVRNPYNGDILPVWTANFVLMEYGTGAVMAVPAHDERDFEFATKYGLPMRTVVVPDGGGTGDVRPQAAMVADGRLVASGAFSGQDSATARSSMLRDGEAGGYARGTLHYRLLDWGISRQRYWGTPIPIIECAGCGTVPVPEADLPVLLPEDVPLTGEGGSPLARVASFVNAPCPRCGGPGRRETDTMDTFVDSAWYFYRYADPRNSKAPFDPGIIEAWFPIDLYIGGITHATMHLIYCRFFAKVLRDLGLTRLDEPVRNLLCQGMVLKGGTAMSKSKGNIVDPDEMVRRYGADTTRLFTLFAAPPEKDLEWNEKGVEGCFRFLERIWRLLEPRAPALTSASLPGDQDGADDPRKAALRRRVHRTIERVTIDIDRRLHLNTPVAALMELLNDLQDFCRDATEPDLPYIKEAGLAMALLLQPFAPHISEELWEGLGGKGSAVRQAWPAPSPRWLAEDEVEIVVQVNGRVRGRLLAPPSLSESDAVAQARADARVAPHLEGRAIRKIVFLPGRLLNLVVG